Proteins encoded by one window of Antechinus flavipes isolate AdamAnt ecotype Samford, QLD, Australia chromosome 4, AdamAnt_v2, whole genome shotgun sequence:
- the LOC127559619 gene encoding alpha-ketoglutarate dehydrogenase component 4-like, with amino-acid sequence MGSKMAAATLVVQVVKPHTPLIRFPDRKGYPKLNVPESLTSSVLPSHSSAISQHSLGGKSSGLPMNRGPPDSTEIVKTLPQKYRRKFMSPEEMEFIQRGGPE; translated from the coding sequence ATGGGCAGCAAGATGGCGGCGGCCACTCTGGTCGTACAGGTAGTCAAGCCACATACTCCATTAATAAGGTTTCCTGACAGAAAAGGCTACCCCAAACTGAATGTACCCGAATCTTTAACATCATCTGTGCTTCCATCTCACTCTTCTGCAATATCACAACATTCTTTGGGTGGTAAATCATCAGGTTTGCCAATGAATCGTGGTCCACCAGATTCTACTGAAATAGTAAAAACATTACCTCAGAAATATAGGAGGAAATTCATGTCTCCAGAAGAGATGGAATTTATTCAACGTGGAGGTCCAGAGTAA